The Malaclemys terrapin pileata isolate rMalTer1 chromosome 19, rMalTer1.hap1, whole genome shotgun sequence genome has a window encoding:
- the C1QB gene encoding complement C1q subcomponent subunit B — protein sequence MLWAVLLCLAAVPLASTNSCQGYAAIPGIPGVPGKPGSNGEDGLDGLKGEKGPPGRVDDEMELGEKGEPGSPGYPGKVGPKGPVGSKGSPGPPGPPGPVGESGDFKTTLKAAFSAARTISMLPRREQPIRFDRIITNENGHYENRYGRFTCKIPGLYYFTYHATSRGNLCINIKKGEGMKGEKVVTFCDYVHNVYQVTTGGVVLRMQADESVWLEPTEKNSLVGIEGADSIFSGFLLFPD from the exons ATGCTGTGGGCCGTGCTGCTCTGCCTGGCTGCAGTCCCCCTGGCCAGCACGAACAGCTGCCAGGGCTACGCCGCCATCCCGGGCATTCCAGGCGTACCAGGAAAGCCGGGCTCCAATGGCGAAGATGGACTGGATGGCCTGAAGGGAGAGAAAG GTCCCCCAGGGCGGGTGGATGATGAAATGGAgctgggggagaaaggagagCCGGGGAGCCCCGGATACCCCGGGAAAGTCGGCCCCAAAGGCCCTGTCGGCTCCAAGGGCTCTCCGGGCCCCCCGGGTCCTCCTGGGCCAGTGGGTGAATCTGGGGACTTCAAGACCACCCTCAAAGCTGCATTCTCAGCTGCCAGGACCATTAGCATGCTGCCGCGCCGGGAGCAGCCCATCCGCTTCGACCGCATCATCACCAACGAGAACGGGCACTACGAGAACAGGTATGGCCGGTTCACCTGCAAGATCCCGGGGCTCTACTACTTCACCTACCACGCCACCTCCAGGGGCAACTTGTGCATCAACATCAAGAAGGGCGAGGGCATGAAGGGGGAGAAGGTGGTGACCTTCTGCGACTACGTGCACAACGTCTACCAGGTCACCACCGGGGGAGTGGTTCTGCGGATGCAGGCAGATGAGTCCGTGTGGCTGGAGCCCACTGAGAAGAATTCCCTGGTGGGGATCGAAGGGGCTGACAGCATCTTCTCGGGGTTCCTGCTCTTCCCCGACTAG
- the LOC128826280 gene encoding collagen alpha-2(I) chain-like, producing the protein MADRFWLAASTLAMILGMAVTQENVCQAPPGKDGYPGVPGLSGRPGQKGDTGEPGLPGRRSGIRGPKGDEGTPGPPGMPGNQGYRGPNGPPGLPGQPGQKGAKGQAGKIKDQPRPAFSASRKKPPASGNVVVFNNLITNQDNSYNPETGRFTCKEPGVYYFAFQVISSGNLCLSLVRNETKELGVCDSNSRGLLQVNSGSGVLQLARYDQVWLESDPRQGNKVYDGTEADSVFSGFLLFPETHQARGEVGSAGAAFSAARHCGKRLLRRNAQDRDVKLGQGPGKGAGLSKRPVLASFSHQLPPGWCRSQSSDKPASSPTAAEPSGERGSQRPAPERTMMVKNVWEPVGLGLALLLLTLETSVTGSASHSCYGTPGLPGTPGMPGKDGRDGMKGVKGEPGIPAIPGTRGPKGEEGDPGSPGPPGKTGPMGPPGTRGDPGDQGQPGGPGMPGNYKQKHQSAFSVARRTGQYPDKNAPVVFNHAITNLNQDYNITSGKFTCRVPGLYYFIFHTSQTANLCVNMYKNRQKVASFCDHMSNNKQVSSGGLLLRMDAGDQLWLAVNDYNGMVGIAGSDSVFSGFLLFPD; encoded by the exons GGTTACCAGGAAGAAGGTCAGGGATCCGGGGACCCAAAGGGGATGAAGGGACACCTGGACCTCCTGGCATGCCTGGGAACCAGGGCTACAGGGGGCCAAATGGTCCCCCCGGGCTCCCAGGGCAGCCGGGACAGAAGGGAGCCAAAGGCCAGGCTGGCAAGATCAAGGATCAGCCCCGGCCCGCCTTCTCGGCCTCCAGGAAGAAGCCCCCCGCCAGCGGGAACGTCGTGGTCTTTAACAACCTCATCACCAACCAGGACAACAGCTACAACCCCGAGACGGGCCGGTTCACCTGCAAGGAGCCCGGCGTCTACTACTTCGCCTTCCAGGTGATCTCCAGCGGGAACCTCTGCCTCAGCCTCGTCCGCAACGAGACAAAGGAGTTGGGCGTCTGCGACAGCAACAGTCGCGGCCTCCTGCAGGTGAACTCGGGGAGCGGCGTGCTCCAGCTGGCCAGGTACGACCAGGTCTGGCTCGAGAGCGACCCCCGCCAAGGCAACAAAGTGTACGACGGCACCGAGGCCGACAGCGTCTTCAGCGGCTTCCTGCTCTTCCCTGAGACTCA CCAGGCCCGTGGCGAGGTGGGGAGTGCTGGCGCGGCGTTTAGCGCTGCCCGGCACTGCGGAAAACGCTTGCTCAGAAGAAATGCCCAGGACAGGGATGTGAAACTTGGCCAGGGTCCCGGCAAGGGGGCTGGTCTTTCCAAGAGGCCTGTCCTGGCCTCCTTCAGCCACCAACTTCCTCCTGGCTGGtgtcgcagccagagctctgacaAGCCAGCCAGCAGCCCCACTGCAGCAGAGCCCTCCGGAGAGCGCGGGAGCCAGCGCCCGGCCCCAGAGAG GACAATGATGGTCAAGAACGTCTGGGAACCAGTGGGCCTGGGCCTAGCCCTTCTCCTCCTGACGCTGGAAACCTCCGTGACAGGCAGTGCTTCCCACAGCTGCTATGGgacccctgggctgcctggcaCGCCTGGCATGCCTGGCAAGGATGGCAGAGATGGGATGAAAGGAGTCAAAGGCGAACCAG GCATTCCGGCCATTCCTGGAACCCGAGGGCccaagggggaggaaggagacccCGGCAGCCCTGGCCCGCCAGGAAAAACTGGTCCCATGGGTCCCCCTGGCACCCGGGGAGATCCGGGCGACCAAGGCCAGCCTGGAGGGCCCGGCATGCCTGGTAATTACAAGCAGAAGCACCAGTCAGCCTTCTCAGTAGCGAGGCGGACCGGGCAGTACCCGGACAAGAACGCCCCTGTGGTGTTCAACCACGCCATCACCAACCTCAACCAGGACTACAACATCACCTCGGGCAAGTTCACGTGCCGCGTGCCCGGCCTCTACTACTTCATCTTCCACACCTCCCAGACTGCCAACCTCTGCGTCAACATGTACAAGAACCGGCAGAAGGTGGCCAGCTTCTGCGACCACATGTCCAACAACAAGCAGGTCAGCTCCGGGGGCCTCCTGCTGCGCATGGACGCCGGGGACCAGCTCTGGCTGGCAGTCAACGATTACAACGGCATGGTGGGCATCGCTGGCTCCGACAGTGTCTTTTCCGGCTTCCTGCTCTTCCCAGACTAG